In Apium graveolens cultivar Ventura chromosome 10, ASM990537v1, whole genome shotgun sequence, the following are encoded in one genomic region:
- the LOC141690293 gene encoding vacuole membrane protein KMS1-like, with protein sequence MNGGVGDVTAAPSGPLPPLERKFGERTAGEEVQEGLHEKHQRELENLTLATHPFKTIKFFVLAIIQYLKRVILYLLGHGAWLTLLSSFLVASGLLLMNTNGPHEKHFEEVIHYLEFGLWWVALGVASSIGLGSGLHTFVLYLGPHIAFFTIKAMQCGRVDIKSAPYDTIQLNRGPSWLRKDCSEFGPPVFTLSQGLRVPLSSILPHVQLEAILWGLGTALGELPPYFISRAASLSGSTLDMEELDTSSSEDEGRIASLLNRFKRWFLSHAQYLNFFTILLLASVPNPLFDLAGIMCGQFGIPFWEFFLATMIGKAIVKTHIQTVFIISVCNNQLLDWIENELIWLLSHVPGFDSILPGLVAKLHAMKEKYMTSPPPVTTNIKVDKWDLSLASVWNAVVWLMLMNFLVKIVTSTAQRYLKKQQERELAAVTSPELPAAGTSNNTDH encoded by the exons ATGAACGGTGGTGTTGGAGATGTCACGGCAGCTCCGTCGGGTCCACTGCCACCGCTAGAGCGGAAATTCGGAGAACGTACCGCCGGTGAAGAGGTTCAGGAAG GACTTCATGAGAAGCATCAACGGGAACTAGAAAATTTGACACTTGCAACACATCCTTTCAAAACTATAAAATTTTTTGTTTTGGCAATAATTCAGTATCTAAAAAGAGTAATCCTGTATCTGTTGGGACATGGAGCCTGGCTTACGCTTCTTAGTAGCTTCCTGGTCGCAAGTGGGTTACTGCTAATGAACACTAATGGCCCTCATGAAAAG CATTTTGAGGAGGTAATCCACTATCTAGAGTTTGGACTGTGGTGGGTGGCCCTCGGTGTTGCATCTTCAATTGGTCTTG GATCCGGGCTACATACTTTTGTCTTATATTTAGGTCCTCATATAGCCTTTTTCACGATAAAAGCAATGCAATGTGGCCGGGTGGACATTAAAAGTGCTCCATATGATACAATACAGTTGAATAGAGGGCCTTCATGGCTTAGGAAGGATTGCTCAGAATTTGGTCCTCCTGTTTTTACATTGTCACAGGGCTTGCGGGTTCCACTTAGCAGTATACTGCCGCATGTCCAGTTAGAGGCTATTTTGTGGGGTTTGGGAACTGCGCTAGGAGAGCTACCTCCATACTTTATTTCAAGAGCAG CAAGTTTATCAGGTAGCACATTGGATATGGAAGAATTAGATACATCCTCTTCTGAAGATGAAGGGCGGATAGCTTCGCTTTTGAATCGATTTAAGCGCTGGTTTCTGTCACATGCACAATATCTAAACTTCTTTACCATTCTATTGCTTGCATCG GTGCCAAATCCTTTGTTTGACCTTGCTGGCATAATGTGTGGACAGTTCGGTATTCCTTTCTGGGAGTTTTTTCTTGCAACAATGATCGGAAAAGCAATTGTTAAAACACATATACAG ACTGTGTTCATCATCTCAGTGTGCAACAATCAGCTACTGGACTGGATAGAGAACGAGTTAATATGGCTTCTTAGCCATGTACCTGGTTTTGATTCCATTCTTCCCGGACTTGTGGCAAAACTGCATGCAATGAAAGAGAAATATATGACATCACCGCCTCCGGTGACCACAAATATTAAG GTGGACAAGTGGGATCTGTCATTAGCTTCGGTCTGGAATGCTGTTGTGTGGTTGATGCTCATGAACTTTCTTGTTAAGATCGTCACTTCAACTGCACAAAGATATCTTAAGAAGCAGCAGGAGAGAGAGTTGGCTGCTGTCACGAGTCCGGAGCTGCCGGCAGCAGGCACCTCAAACAATACTGATCACTAG